The Candidatus Poribacteria bacterium DNA window CTAACACAATCGGATCCTGCCCTTCAATCGGGACTGCACATGCGATCGGATTCGTAGAGAGTCTGCCCTCAATTCCGCCGTGCGGTGCGACACACGTGCCACCACCATGATCATTCGCCATGAGCAACCCAATCATCTCCGCCTCCGCGGCGAGGCATGCATACCCACCTAATCGACCGGCCTCATTGCACCGTGAAACGGCAACGGAACTGATATCCGTCCGCTTCGCTTTCTGGATTGCCAATTCAACGGCGCGGGTTGCGATGACGGGACCGAAGCCCCAATTCCCATCTAACACCGCGATGGACGCGGATTCATGCAAGGTTTCCGTTGGTGCCTCGGGCTGAATTAACCCCTCTTCCAATTCACGCACATATTTCGGGAGGTGAATCACACCGTGTGAATCGTGTCCGACGCGATTGGCATCCACCATAGATCGGGTTACGATTTCCGCTTCGGCTGCTGAGATGTTTAATTTTTCGAAGACGTTGCGGCAAATTTCGGTGAGTTCTTCTGCGGTAAAATTCGGCACAGCTCGGCTCCTTCGTTGGCGAAGTTTGCAACCTCGCTATATCAGATACACCTATTCTACAAGTCCCGATCAGTCCCGTCAAGTGCAAATTTGGATGCATCCGAGGCGAAACCACTTTTCAGATCCCACCACTTGAAACCTATCCGCATATTTTCTTCTCAAGGGCACTCACATAAGACCTGTCTATAAAGAACACTTTTGAATCAAGAAGTGCCTATACCTCTGTAAACCCCTAATTTTGTGCATCCTGACTTAGATAACGAACCCCACATAAAAACTTAAATTTTTTTCATTATGCACGTTTTCGCTTCGAAAAAAGAGTCTTTAAGGAACAGTTAAAAGTATGCCAACACGCTAAATTCTTAAATCAAATTCACGTTTCTATGAGACTTTTTTTCCAAATCCGCATTCATAGTTTATGAAAGCACGAAACCTTACATTTTAACTTTTGAGGTTTTTGCGACTGCTTTCAACTGGAGGACTCTATGATAAGTGACCGATGACCAAAGACGAGACGCAGAACTCGTTCGTTGCATTTTATGTGGTGACGAAACTGCTTTTGATGCCCTCTATAAGCGACACAAGTCTCGTCTTTATGGGTTCATCGTCAACAAAATCGACGACCGGCGTGACGCTGAGGAACTCACCAACGACACGTTCCTCAAAGCAGAAGAACATTTACACACGCTTCAAGAGCCTGAAAAGGTTCTGAACTGGATGTTCAGTATCGCTAGCCAATTGATCGCAGGATGGCACCGAAGGCACAAAAATCCGGTGCGACGCAAGGTTACACCGACGTTTACGAGACTGAAGGTGAAACCGCGGCGACTGCTGTTATCCATCAGACTACCGAGGA harbors:
- a CDS encoding Ldh family oxidoreductase, which produces MPNFTAEELTEICRNVFEKLNISAAEAEIVTRSMVDANRVGHDSHGVIHLPKYVRELEEGLIQPEAPTETLHESASIAVLDGNWGFGPVIATRAVELAIQKAKRTDISSVAVSRCNEAGRLGGYACLAAEAEMIGLLMANDHGGGTCVAPHGGIEGRLSTNPIACAVPIEGQDPIVLDMSTSVVASGKLRVKQHRNEALPHGWLIDAEGESTTNADDFYAVPPAALLPFGGTVSAHKGYGLSIIVDILSGALTGAGCSKGEDARVGNGLFVLVMNVASFRGFPGFSAEIERFINYLKSANRVAGVDAIRVPGERGWAEQRRRERDGIPIDAETWAQIQALKE